In Ascaphus truei isolate aAscTru1 chromosome 2, aAscTru1.hap1, whole genome shotgun sequence, the genomic stretch GATGGAACTAATTATAGTTTTTAACCATTCCAAATCCAAAATGGGGCTTCCAGTATATATGCTAATTAGAAACCAGAGCTGACGGAGGTGTAGCTGCGCGGGACCGCCACTGCAACATGATCAACGCCTGCCAAGGAAACATTTTAAGTTCAACTGTTCTTTGAGTCCACCTCCAGTAGATGTCCGCAAATGGTAtatcccagcatctcccagatgGTGGGTGGCGACCCGGCACCAGGCCACGAAAGCAAAATGCCGGGTCGCCTAAAAAAAACTCTCGCAAGCCTAGTTGTTTAGTTTTTGGGTTTTCGTTTTTTCACGAAACGCTGAAATACGAGAACATTAACATTAAATCGGGACTATTGAATAAATCAATTAATCGAGACGAACTACGCGCTCCGTCCGTGTCCGCGCCTTTTCGGAGTCTCGTTTTCCTGGCAAAGTAGCCCAACCAATGGTGAGGCTGCGTGGCGGCGGGAGAGACACGCGACTTGCGATCTGGTTGCCAGTTGAAGCTCCGAAGTATTACATTCAGTCAGTTTCATTGGGAAACATTCTGAGGTGCGGTGACGTGGGAGACTGTAGGATCCGGGTATCGCGAGAACACGCAACACCCGGAAGTCACGCAGTTGTGGTGTCGGTgtgtcccagcgcgcgggacggACGCTCACTATCCCAAGAACCCTTGCACAACTGGTTACGCAAATGGAGCTGTGATCAGCTGTGATCTTTTCATTTACTGGACTTCATATTCACTACATGTGAGTTACTGCttgcaattttattgtatttgtcaATACATATTTCTTCAACCTCTGTGCGGttcatatctgttttattttacctataggccagtataggcgatattttagtgggtcacgaaagaGAAGTATAAAACTAACCGGGCCACGGGGAAAAAAGTTTGGAAAACGCTGGTATATCCAATATGCTTCCTTTCTGTGCTGTATCCCTGTCTAAAGCTCCCTTCAACGGTGGCACAATTTCAATACCCATTACATTTGCACTCCTTACTGAAGGGGATCCACATTTGAGCCTGTTTTGTAGGTGTAACTTTTTTGTTGTAGGGccatattttattaaatgcaaTGAAGAGCATTTTGCTGTCTTAAACATTTATTATTGAACATCTTATACGAGAGGAAACAGTTTGCTAGGTTGTGTTGCCTGAAAACATGGGCTACTGGTGCTCCATGAGAACTGAACTTGGACCATCCTGATTTACTGTATGAATCTGTCCCAGACCCTATTAAAGATTTTATATAAATTAAGTATCCTCGTGTACTCATGGTAGCAGTTGGCGTCAAGTTAAAAATGTAATATGGTATGCTCGTACTTATAACCTACCAGTTAGGTTAGAAGATAAGGGCACAGATTAATGATTTAGTTGCTGTAGGGCCTTCTAAAATAGTGTTGGTGGTGGCACGTGTGTACTCATTTGATATCCTTTTATCCATCCGCTATTAATTTGTGCTACTTCAAGTGAGCATTTATGTCTTTCTTTTTCAAAGGTTATAAGGCACCTTTTCAGTGCATAATTACTTAAATTCAAACCTGTTTCTTTTTTCAACAATAGGCGGTAAAGGGGGTTCGTTGTTGGGTTCTAAGTTAAGAATGGTCATAAACTGCAAATGTTGATTAACTGTAAATAATATAATGTTTGTTTGAGTTGGAAACTATTGGTAGGGGCTGGGTTGAGGGGAAGTGTAATGCTGAACTCTGTATTCTGATTCATAATAATTGTAGTGTCCATGAAGGTGATTATTGTGTAAGGGAAATTAGAGATTAAGGTTGTAAGTTGTTTTTATAATCGTCTGTAGCATAGCATTAATATAGCAACTACCCTGAAGCAGTATGGATATGTTCAATGAGAGGGGTTATAACTTGTCAATTATGTAACATGCTAGACACTAGTTTACTGACCTTAGTGATGACAAATGTGCAGTACATTTAAGTTCTGCaacttacattaaaaaaaatctaaatacgGGATTGTGAAAAGAATAAAAATGTTGCAAGCTTTCAGGAACCATGTGTTCAGCAGATGgcgctacagtacagtatattttctGGTCTACTCATTTCGACCTATGTATGTAATTCTTCTCAAGCTACATGGTAACTATGGAACCATTTTCCAATGATGTATAGGATACTGCCGGACAGGAGCGATTCAGAACCCTAACTCCCAGCTACTACAGAGGTGCACAAGGTGTTATATTGGGTAAGGAAATCTCTTGGGTAAGGAATATGACTGTACACTAAAGTTATTTCTTACATAGTCTTACGATTTGTATTTATAATTCTGGAAACACGTggtatattttattgtatttgttaaTCAATTGTCTTTCTATTAAAATGTGcaaaatatttacagtacaaATGTGAAGAATTATAAATTTACTGCATATAACACACCATGTTTGCAGCATATAATTAGAAAGTGGAAAGTTGCAAGTGCTAAATGTGCAACTCATTATTTTTTGTAGTGCATGAAGAGATGTGATTGGTGTGAGTAACGTGCTTAGCTGTCAACTCAAAACATGTGTTAAAAAGACCTTATGAAATATGCAAAAATCACGAGTAAGACCATGCATGACATTGTCTTTTATAATATCAACTTTTTTTGTTGAAACAAATGTTCCATACAGAAAGGAAGTATGGATTATCGCTGTATCTTTGGAGACCATATACAAGTAATTTAGTTTTATGTTTGCCGCAGAATATGCCCGTTCCTAGTAATATAGTACACACAAGAAATACGTGGCCAGTTGTGCTTGACAATTTGTATGCATATGTTTATATCCAATCATCGCTATTGTTTTGaaagacagtactgtatgtgtatttttcaGTTTATGATGTCACGCGGAGGGATACTTTTGCCAAGTTGGACAACTGGCTAAATGAGCTGGAAACGTATTGCACCAGAAATGACATCGTAAAGATGCTAGTCGGGAACAAGATAGACAAGGTGAGAAGCTGCCTAAGATGACAATCTAACAGCAAAAGTAAATCTTAAATGTCTAGGTTGTCATCTTTGCAAGGGTAAATAAGGATGTGTAAACAAAGCAAAACtgttgccatttaaaaaaaatgtgtgaacaCTGATgggtgaatgttttttttttttaatatgtttttaattgCACGTCAAAAATAGTAAGATCTCAAATTTAGAGATTAAATTTTTGCATGAGATGGTCTGCCCTAATAGGATGTACTTTTCTGGCGTAACCTAATTTATTCAGCTTTTACCTTATTAATATATTAACTCAACTTAGAGCGACTCAGATAAAATGGTCTATTTATCGAAGTATAAAATGGCAGTCTTGGGGAAAATCTGTTCTGCATAACTATTTCATCATTTTATTCTGACTAGCACCATAATTGTCCAGATTGTCCGCAAAACTGTGAAGTCTGATCTGTGAATAAAATGTTTAAGAATATGGGGGTTTATCCATAACGATCTGTACAGATGTGAATAAGGTGGTTAATTGACTGGGCCgcataattactttttttttttttttttttttattgtaagctGTATCTGTATACCGTTTTTTCTCTTCAAAAACCGTAAAGGTCATTCACCCAAGTGGGAAAACTAGGGCAAAAACCTCAGCCACTGATCTACTGTACACTGATTGTGTGTAGATGCACTGCAACAACAGTATTCATACCTTTCTTGTTTGTTTTTAGCTGcacccatttatttatttagtcttCAATTTTTGTTCTGTATattaaaactatgcatttttttattttaaggaaAGCCGTGAAGTAGACCGAAATGAAGGTCTGAAGTTTGCCAGAAAACATTCTATGTTATTCATAGGTAAGAGTTCTCTTTTTATTCAGTTTGTGAATTTTTTTAAGTGCccaaaataagatatatatatatatatatatcatatgcaACAAATATATGCAATGGTAATCTTTGTACATCAGTAAACCGGATATGATGTCGTTTTATTTAGCCTGTCTTCACTGGATTTCCTTTTCTTAGGAGTTATACAACATAATTTGATTGgttgttgcaaaaaaaaaaatgtgttgctTGGTTTTAGGGTTTGGATTTTAGCTAAATCTCTGCAGTGTGATACAATTAGCACCCTATTCATCATGTGGCTAACCTTCTAGGAGTGAATATAGTTCAGAAATGTAGTTGTATTGACTGACTGCAGAATCTGTCTGCTGGAGTACTTAATGACCTTAACACAGTTTCTGGAACGCTACGAGTAACTGACTGCAACATGGACAGTGTTTTTTTATGATTGATCTTTCTTTACCAACACATTTTATATTCTATTAttctttccaatttttttttatcgttTATTGCTGCCTTttcttacacttttttttttttttcaaacgtttttattaggcatagttATCTTTACATACAGTGACTTACAATCAACAACTTTTAAACTGCTAAACCAGGGTATGGGGACGGCTTAACGCAAATTCAGTTCGGTAACCCGCTCAGGTGTCCTTGAACAGTATGTTTAGCCTGCGGTGTAGTGAGAGAGTGTTATTGCTGTTGCTGCAGATATTGATCTCATCCGATCTCCAAGTGTCCCCTGTCTCGCGTAGGGCTCAGGTGGTAACTTTTCTTTAACTTTAACTATCGTGgtccagcgggggggggggggagggaggggaaacctgccggagggggggggggcaaccccCCCATGCGCAACAGGGCTGGGAAACCAAAATCTGGCACCCAGGCCTTAAAGCAATGATAGAAGGCTACTTACAGTTAGCAGTCCTCAATTCCGATGCCGAGaaactgtgccccccccctcccaccagcaacccccccccccccaagcccgaCCGGCCGCTGGAACTCCTCAGCTGCCATCAGCTCAAAGCGGGAACAAAGGCAGCATCAGCTGTAGGTTTCCTCCGCGGCGGTTGGCCGAGAGTCGGTCGGGGTCACAGTGTGGAGGTTGCGCATCTGGATGGATCCAGTGGGTTCTGGTCGCGGATGGTTCTCGAGCCAATGTGTCCCGCAGTCGTCACTTAGGTGTTGGTAAGAGAGCTGAAGTAGATGGCGAATCTGCGGGGCAGCTTATCTGTTCCTGGCTTGTCTTGGCGCTGCTATTCTCCTCGCAGGACGGGTGCTGCTGGGCTCATCTCACTGCGGTGGTTCTTGTGTCTGATCCGATGTCCAAGTAGGCGGCGGGGTCAGTCCTAGGGCTCTTACGTAGGGGACCATATCTTCAGGGCGTCGGATAGTTAAGAATTTGCCGCCATTGCTTGCCGTGAGCTTAAATGGAAAGCCCCAGCGATACTTCACTTCTTTCTCCCGTAGGAATGAGGTAAGAGGCTTCATTTCCCTTCTTCGGCCAACAGTGATCCATGACAAGTCATTAAAGATTTGGAGGGTTTCGTTCTGGAAGGGCAACAATTCTTTTCCTTGGCAGGCAGCAATGATCTTTTCCTTTATGGTATAACTGTGTAATCTTACGATTACATTGCGCCTCCGGTTGGGGTCTTCTGATCTTGGGGCTaacgcccggtgggccctatccatctcaagGTCCCTGTCTTCAATAGGGCCGCAGAGTGAGGTAAATAGTTCGGCTAGATAAGGACGGAGCTGGCCAGGTAGGATCGCCTCGGGGACGTTTCGTATGCGCAGGTTTTGGTGCCTGtcccggttttcctggtcctcctgCCCTTCTTTGAGGAGGGAGATTTCCTCACCCAACCTGATGATTTCCTCTTCGGCCGCTGATTGCCTTGCTAGGGACTCCTCCAGCCCACTTTCTAGGGTCGTTGTCCTTTCCGTGAGGCCAAACACCTCCTGTTTAAACTCCGccactgcagctttaagttccgCCTGGAGGGATGATTGAAGTTTGGCGTGCATGGttgagaataggctctccaggtaggatctaGTGATTGGCTCCTCCACGTCCATTTCGGGGGGTTCTTGATCTCTCGCTCCTTTATTCAGGGCTATTTGAGGTTCCTGCGATCCTCGtgctccgccgccatcttggatccggGGCTCCTCCGCGCCGGGGTGAAAAAACGCGAAACGGTTTGCTGTTTCGACATGCTCCTGTCTCTCCTCTTGCTTGGGGTTATTATTTGGTCCGTGAATTTCGGGTATGAGAGCGCTATATATCTATTTTATGCCGGTGGGTCCCCAGAGCTCTTCTCCTACACCACCATCTCCGATGACGTTACCGGAAGCCCCCCCGTATTTTCTTACATTTTAACGGTGATATAGTCCGACAGTTTAATTTCTTATGGGTCTCTGAATGAGAGAAGTGTTTTCCttgcccttatcccaccctgtcctcatCAGGGAGAGGGAAGTCTGGCTGTACCAGCACTTTCTTTAATAAATACACCGTGAAATAACACAAAAGGAGTAGTCAGAGGAAATCAAACTAACtttgaaaaacacataatacttaTAGAAGTCAGATTTTGTTAAAAATGCTACCCATTTCCCAGATGTGACCGCTAAACATATCCCTGATTATAGGTTTGTTTTTTTGGGTCCTTGGAGAGAGTGTTCTTTGAGAGGGAAGCAATATGGTCCTAATTGTTCATCTGCAACATCTACATATGTTGTGTTTGTTGAATGAATGGTATTGCAGCTTTCAACTTTGCAAAGATGTTTTCTGTGTCGAATTTGCAAAAGAAATAAGAAAGTTTGACACTTTGTAATATTACCTGTTCCAAAAACCTAATCACTTCCTTACAAATTTCTTTGAGATCCTCTGCCCCTAAGCTATGTTGGCTTGTGGTGTTGAGGATGTCGTATCGAGTTCAAAATTATTCTAATATCTCCTCCTTTGTGATTCATTCCAGTCTTATGTCATTCACATTATTGGTCACAAGCGGCAAATGATTTCATACAAATAATATAGTGGCTCATTCCGTGCCTCTATTGCCAGAGAATTGTAGATTGAGATCAATTAGGGGTTATGGATTTGAATTTTGTTACAATCTGTTTTCTGGCTTCCTTGTTATCATTCTTTTGGCAAGTATGATGGGTGAAATTTGTGTTTCTATGCTTGCGACCGAAGACAGAGACTTGTACTGTAGCTAAAATGGAATATATATTTAACCGTGCAACTATGATAGACAAAAATAGGGGTGCCAACCAAATAGAAAAGGTAGTTCTTACTTGAATCTTTGAGGTTGCTGTCCCAAGTCCATCACCAGTCCACACTTTTCTCCTGCATGTATACTACATGCCAAGCCTATAAAGCCCACAAGACTGGCCCACTAGGTTTTAACAGGGAGTTTTACTGACCGCTAATGCTTTCCTTAATTGAATGCAGCCATGCAGTCCTCTGTTGCATGAAAATTAATACTCTTGTTGGGACCCTTGTTTTATTTCCATATACATGAAAATAACAACTTGAAGCGATTTTTAGCTTTTAAGTGTGCATTTGCAAACTACGTGCTTTTTCTGTCTGTCTTTTTTGTTAAATGTTAAAGGGCAAGACCGCCATTTTTAGTAGATTAGCACCGAGTCTCAGGAGCTTAACCAAATTGATTTCAGTTCCGTTGGCCCTTTACTTCCTAAGATACCTACCGAAGAAGGTACTGGTGGCGGTTTCCTCCAAGGGAAACAAAAGGATGTCTGATAACACTTGTcgggtgggccaataggaagcagggaAATCTGTCGCTGCTTCCCATTGGCCTGTCACAAGCAGGGTTTTAAACCCCCAAGTAGTATTGGCAGCAACTTCTCTGTTAAGTATCTGGATccaaggggtccctggagcttcaataaatgtgattcagctccggaaacTCCCTGCATTTTTGTGGGAGGGTCAAGGTAAGACTACTTCTTTAAGGACCAATAACTCCTATTCACCAAAATGCGAGTTACCAATCAGTTACAGCATGTGAAACCTTTAGATGGCCATTTAATAAGCTCAGAAATAATTTGATACAGGCAGGGAAGCTACTAAAGATGATCTAGGCAATACCAATACtatatgtttttgtttatttcaGAGGCGAGTGCAAAAACCAGAGACGGAGTACAGTGTGCCTTTGAAGAACTTGTTGAAAAGATTATTCAGACTCCTGGACTGTGGGAAAGCGAGTCTCACAACAGAGGTGTTAGGTTGTCCAATGAAGAAGAAAGCAGAGGAGGAGCCTGTAGTGGATACTGCTCAATGATATAAACTAGTTATACGATCTCTTATTTAATCATATATACTGATACTAGTTTCTGTATATAATCATATACTGCTAATCTAGGGACCTTTCAGTTTGCACATATGTTTGTATCATGAGGGCAAATATTTATCGGACACGATGTTAAGCAACTTTCCATTCAGAAATGTCATAAGCATGTAACTCTAAGGCTGTTTCTATCAGTGGCTTGAAAAATTCTGCTTTGGCAAATGCACCAACTGTGATGCTACCCGTTCATTGTGTATTTTAATCCTTTCTAACGTAACAAATTACACTATTCTAAAATGTCTGCTAACGCCTATTTTGCTTATTGCTAAATATTCAATAATACCCTTAAATACTATATAAAGTTGTCTTATCTGTTCAAATCATTGTTATATAATACCAACACGTATTGCTGGAAACCCTCATTTTTCAGTCAAAGCATTAAAAGCATGAACGTAGAACTTGTTCAGACAGGTGTCTGTTTATCACTTTGCCAAGTAACCACAATGTCATATGTTGGTTAATAACCACCAGTGTATGTTTGTGCTTGTAAGTAGCATACTAAAATCCATATCCCGTGCTTGAGACCTCATCACATCACTTCTTCACAAGGCTTGTTAACATGGTTTTATAATCCAGTGTTGGATTTATTCCTGCTGGGTATTAAAGTAGCAATCCGGTTTGTTTGGGATTTTTTTGTTGTAGAATttaagcagggagtctctggagctgaaccttgttaatttcagctctggggacaccatGACACCTTTACGGAGGAaagtatctctgcagccagggcaCTTGTCTGCCTAATGACATggtggcgtttaaatgtcctacttcatgcaggccaataggaaaccatggCATCTGTTGTGGCTTCCTGTTGGCACACCTGACCTGGACTTTTCAACTTCAGAGATACCCGCAGCACCTACAGAGGCAAGCATTTCTGGAAGCAGggtatccccagagctgaaattaatggggttcaactctgGATACTTGGTTCAAACCCAGAACCAAAAAACCCCACAAGAAATGGGACATAAATTGCTGCTTTATACTCTGCTTGTTAATAGAAATGTCCTCTTACTGTAACAAAGAACTGAATGATGCCTACCCCATGGCATGTTTTGAAAAGTTATTGTTATCTGTAGGGTTTGTCCAGTATAACATGGAATATTAGCTACAAGTTGCTACTGTAGAAGTCTTTACATTTTGCTTCCAGAGCACATGCTTCCCTCCACCAGCTTAAAGATAAACTTTGGGTTTTCAGTTTCTCATTTATATTGGGAAATGCACAGATTGGGGGAGATGTTCATTTTATGATGTGCTCTGACCTCCTAATGAATCAATATTAAGAACCTGTGTCTTTAATTCATTTTACAAGCACATTTTATAAATTATTTGTATAAATTAAAACATTGTGTCCAAACAGTTCTGTTTTCCAACTCCTACCTGTGCTAGCTTTACTCTTGTTTACATCTAGATTGTTCATGAATCTGTAGAGTAATGTACAGCATGTTACAAAACTGTCAAGTGATGTAACCACATCTGATCTCCTAACTGCTAGAGTGGCACATAGCACCTTGCTTTAGAAAACGCAGATGAACAGTGAAAGATATTAGTTGACTTTTATACTATGGACTGTCATATGCACTCCAATTGTATTCCCATTTTTGCACAAATTGAAAATGTACATGTATCCTCTCATTCTTGTTGAAATAAATGCTGAATCCTTGGCATTGTAGCATTGTAAATTATAGCGCAACATCGGTTTAATTCAAATCTATTTGCCATTGTGCTTTTTTTGCAAGCCAATCTGATGCATTACTTTTCTGGAGACGTGAACTTTAATCAGGCTTACTTACACAAGTTCTCAGTTTCATCTTCAGATTTCACTGTAATTACAGTAAGTTCTTTCACTAAGGTATCAATATCTTGAAGAATAAAATGAAAACATCTAATGAATAAGACATGTATTAAACCCCTCGGTGATTTCTAGGCTGAAAAAAGCACATGTAACCTTTTGGAATAGTCTTACATCACCTTACACTTGTTACCATTTTTTGTTTGGAATCTCATttgtaaaataaaacaaaattgttCTTCAAAATGAAGCGCATATACACACTCCTTTTTTGTCTAGCACAAATCTAGAGTTTGCCACAACTATGTGGTTAAAAGTTGTCCCGACATGTGTGATTCAAAATTTGCTCACGGTTTTTGCTTTATCTAATTCTAGCACCATACAGAAAAATAACCTGGTTTCCTTCAAACCTATACTTTTATAATTCACATGCAGATAGTTCTCGGTATCAAACGGTCCGCTTTCTGTCAAATGCCTTATCCGAAGCCACATAATGCAGTCTActggacgcattatccgacgGTGGAACTGCTTAACCGATGCTCAATGCCACATATTAAAATGGACCTGCAATTCGACGGTCCGTTATCCAACGGCGGtttgcggggcagctgccattgcGCCAACGTGAAAATAGTACATTGCTGTACTTCTGCACGAACTTTAAACTGCAGAAGAGCTTCCTCAAATGGGACTGATTAGAAGATAAATAACACACTTTACTTATGTAGTCCTGCATATGTGAGGATACATTGAGTAGAGATGGGGGAATTTATAACAATTAGGCCCACAAAATGTTGCCACATTTTTGTTAATATTCAAACTACCGACAAATATTTGCCTGTAAAGTTTTTGTTAAATGTTACTGTATTAAAGTAGCCACAAGTTGCAAATAAAGACCGATTTTGTTAGTACCAAGTGCATTATATATCCCCTTAAAAACTCCTTTAGACAATACTTGGAGAAACACCTAGGCAAATCTGTTTAGGACAACTTTGCAAATGGTAGAAACTGGTGGAATTGGATACATTTGTGAAAATGTTGAggcttgattatatatatatatatatatatatatatatatatatatatatatatatatatatatacaccacacacacacacggtcggGGAATctaatcatttttatttatcctTCAATATTTGCACTTGCGAATAAATGCCATATTTGCAACAAATTTGAATGTTGGAGAATAATAATCCTATCTCTGATTTCGTGTCCATCAGTCAATAACGCATAACAAATATTCATATGTAATTAATTAGTTATCATGGTGTTAGACATTCTTAAGGAATAATTTGGTTGTTTGAGTCTGCCTCACTTTGATCACTAGCAAAATTGAGGCCACCTGATTCCCAGGGAGAAACCCTCTTTATTATAGAGGTTTGCAGAACAGGATTCTTTCTTTAAGCATTGTCCCCACACTGGCGATCAGAAGTTATCTCCCATATGAACCATGGGACAAGATCCAGGTAGTTGAACCTTGTTACCTAAGCTATTCAGCATTGGAACACCTGGATTAAAGCTACAAGGGAAATTCAAAACTGTCCTGTAGTGGACTGCAAGAAAATAGTACATGAGTTGGTTACAAAAATGTGTAGTTAGTAGTGCTTATATTTTCTACATAACCTTAAATCCAATTTCTAACATAAACCACTTCACAGTACACAGATAATACCTGCAGTTATTCCTGAAATGTATAGCTATTGGATCTACTTTCAATCTTTTTGTTTTATGCTTATGCAATGAAATATAGCATGATGGTCTCGTTATCAGAACCACATGGAATCCCTGGCTCAATAACTGGGATTACTGAATTTgagagctgttttttttttttttggactgtTTTGTACATATAGCTTTGACTACCATAACCTGTACTAAAGAAACATTACGGCCTAACCATTCTGAAATCAAAACCATATTTGTTAACAATAACAGCTTTGTGCAATAGATAACAATAACTAAATTGTGGCTGATATTTTAAATGCAGATTTTGAAAGAATTTGATAAATGCGTTTGGATAAAAGGAAACCAATAAACTCCATCATAAATCAGATTAGACATTAGTGCACAACTTTGATTTAGGAGGAAATACATAAATCGGGGAGCAAAACATTAAGCTCTACAAGATATGGATTCATTGCACCTGTAAATTGTACATATTATGTACAACAAGGTATTACATTATAtcacaaaacataaaataaacgcGTGCTGGAGATCTTGACATTAGCATTGATAACccacattttaaatatttaacatttaatttattatacagtatgcctATAATCAGGGTTCCACACTGGTTTTATATCTACCTATCAACATTTCGCTATTTAtggttttatatacatatataacggGCACACCACTGATCTGACATTTTGGTTTCTAATGCAACCTTCATCAAGAATATTCCATTGGAAAGCGAAACGTCAGACTACTAAATAACGGATAATGGTGTGTTATTTACTGTATTATATCCATCACTCCATGTCGAAGTGCCCAGGTCCCATCAAACACTGAtattttgattatatttatatatatatatatatatatatatatatatatataaatataatctacaaaaacacagaaaaatcaggtgcactcatagcgtaaaattgtataacgccctcgtggctttcggtccctgctgggacatagaggggctattgtggcaagacacaccgc encodes the following:
- the RAB18 gene encoding ras-related protein Rab-18, yielding MEEDILTTLKILIIGESGVGKSSLLLRFTDDTFDPELAATIGVDFKVKTISVDGNKAKLAIWDTAGQERFRTLTPSYYRGAQGVILVYDVTRRDTFAKLDNWLNELETYCTRNDIVKMLVGNKIDKESREVDRNEGLKFARKHSMLFIEASAKTRDGVQCAFEELVEKIIQTPGLWESESHNRGVRLSNEEESRGGACSGYCSMI